From Chryseobacterium joostei, the proteins below share one genomic window:
- a CDS encoding LytR/AlgR family response regulator transcription factor, whose translation MITHIRCMIIDDDELDRLVLHHYIKQYENIEIVASFDSAERAIPYLELPIDLLITETNLKGMSGLELRKLAHKVPACIFVSSHPELAACVFEIDTLDFITKPLTTERFHYSMQKLFDFFKVKEKCECYDAILGQDFINLKESGNIFQVRKTDILYLEALKDYTRIITLEKKHCILDSLGNLLHKSFFDSFVRIHRSYAVPRHLIRGKNCHEIELTHHIKLPIGRAYKDNLSFFKP comes from the coding sequence ATGATTACCCATATTAGATGTATGATTATTGATGATGATGAACTGGACAGACTGGTTCTTCATCACTATATCAAACAGTACGAGAACATAGAAATTGTCGCATCTTTCGATTCGGCTGAAAGGGCAATACCCTATCTTGAACTTCCCATTGACCTTCTCATCACTGAGACCAATTTAAAGGGAATGAGTGGTCTGGAACTCAGAAAACTAGCCCATAAAGTTCCCGCTTGCATCTTCGTAAGCTCACATCCCGAACTGGCAGCCTGCGTTTTTGAAATAGACACCCTTGATTTTATTACAAAACCTTTAACCACGGAACGTTTTCACTATTCCATGCAAAAGCTTTTTGACTTTTTTAAAGTTAAAGAGAAATGTGAATGCTATGATGCCATTCTGGGACAGGACTTCATTAACCTAAAGGAAAGCGGAAATATTTTTCAGGTTAGAAAAACAGACATCCTTTATCTGGAGGCATTAAAGGATTATACCCGAATCATCACCCTTGAAAAAAAACACTGTATTCTGGATTCCTTAGGTAACCTTCTTCATAAAAGCTTTTTTGATTCTTTTGTGAGAATACATAGAAGCTACGCTGTACCCCGCCATCTCATCCGTGGAAAAAATTGCCATGAAATAGAATTGACACACCACATCAAGCTTCCTATCGGCAGAGCCTATAAGGACAATCTCTCTTTCTTTAAGCCTTAA
- the hflX gene encoding GTPase HflX: MLEKKEHNYEKAVLVGIITQNQDEEKLVEYMDELEFLAFTAGATVEKRFTQKLTQPDSKTFIGSGKALEIKEYVKENEIGTVIFDDELSPSQLKNLEREMEVKILDRTNLILDIFAQRAQTSYARTQVELAQYQYLLPRLTRMWTHLERQKGGIGMRGPGETEIETDRRIIRDRITLLKDKLKTIDKQMATQRNNRGKVVRAALVGYTNVGKSTLMNSLSKSEVFAENKLFATLDTTVRKVVIGNLPFLLTDTVGFIRKLPTQLVESFKSTLDEVREADLLIHVVDISHESFEDHIASVNQILMDINAHQKPMIMVFNKIDDFSYEKKDEDDLTPSSKKNISLEEWKKTWMAKSKYPTVFISALTKENFPEMKKMIYDEVMKIHISRFPYNDFLFEYFDDEEEEENNN; encoded by the coding sequence ATGTTAGAAAAGAAAGAACATAATTATGAGAAAGCAGTCTTGGTGGGTATTATTACTCAAAATCAAGACGAAGAAAAACTGGTTGAGTACATGGATGAACTGGAGTTTTTGGCTTTCACTGCTGGAGCAACTGTAGAAAAACGCTTCACACAAAAATTAACACAGCCTGATTCCAAAACCTTTATTGGGAGCGGAAAAGCACTCGAAATAAAAGAATACGTAAAAGAAAACGAAATAGGAACGGTAATTTTTGACGATGAACTTTCTCCTTCGCAGCTTAAAAACCTGGAAAGAGAAATGGAAGTTAAAATTTTGGATCGTACCAATCTTATTCTTGACATTTTTGCACAACGAGCGCAAACTTCTTATGCGAGAACTCAGGTAGAATTAGCTCAATATCAGTATCTTTTGCCTCGATTGACCAGAATGTGGACTCACTTGGAGCGTCAAAAAGGGGGGATCGGGATGAGAGGTCCCGGGGAAACGGAAATTGAGACTGACCGTCGTATTATTCGTGACAGAATCACTTTATTGAAAGATAAATTAAAGACTATTGACAAACAAATGGCCACTCAGCGTAACAATCGCGGAAAGGTTGTTCGTGCAGCTTTGGTAGGGTATACCAATGTTGGAAAATCTACTTTGATGAATTCTCTTTCAAAATCTGAGGTTTTTGCCGAAAATAAATTATTTGCAACGCTTGATACTACTGTACGAAAAGTGGTGATTGGAAACCTGCCATTTTTGCTTACCGATACTGTAGGATTTATCAGAAAATTACCTACCCAATTGGTAGAGTCATTTAAATCTACGTTAGATGAGGTTCGTGAAGCAGATCTTCTGATTCATGTGGTAGATATTTCCCATGAAAGTTTTGAAGACCACATCGCTTCTGTTAATCAGATTTTAATGGATATCAACGCCCATCAGAAACCAATGATCATGGTGTTCAATAAAATTGATGATTTCAGCTATGAGAAGAAGGATGAAGATGATTTGACACCTAGTTCAAAGAAAAATATTTCTCTTGAAGAATGGAAAAAAACATGGATGGCAAAATCCAAGTATCCTACGGTTTTCATATCTGCGCTTACAAAGGAAAACTTCCCGGAAATGAAAAAGATGATCTATGATGAGGTCATGAAAATCCATATTTCAAGATTTCCTTACAACGATTTCCTTTTCGAGTATTTTGATGACGAAGAGGAAGAAGAAAACAACAATTAA
- a CDS encoding DUF4919 domain-containing protein: MKYYFFLLFMMFSVFGFSQKSKVDFKAIEKSFNNSDSPYKYEKLIFKYKGYPKSLDSIEAQYLYYGRNFRTDKVTTSDEAFASLAEAFKQNNFEECIKQGKTLYDKDPTNLDILLILLRAYDSVKDGNNFMHHLSQFRSLADGIKSSGDGKSEKTAYLVNSVGDEYILLNILNIGKDYTRGSKPSKDGMFDVWEKEGQKIYIKVLYLDI; encoded by the coding sequence ATGAAATATTACTTTTTTCTTTTATTCATGATGTTTTCGGTTTTTGGGTTCAGCCAGAAATCAAAAGTGGATTTTAAAGCTATCGAGAAAAGTTTCAATAATTCTGATTCTCCGTACAAGTATGAGAAACTTATTTTTAAGTACAAAGGCTATCCAAAGTCTCTGGACAGTATAGAAGCTCAATATCTTTATTACGGAAGAAATTTCAGGACTGATAAAGTAACTACTTCAGACGAGGCTTTCGCAAGTCTGGCAGAAGCCTTTAAGCAAAACAACTTCGAAGAATGCATCAAGCAGGGAAAGACTTTGTATGATAAAGATCCTACGAATCTGGATATCCTGCTGATTCTTCTCAGGGCATACGATTCTGTAAAGGATGGAAATAATTTTATGCACCACCTAAGCCAGTTCCGGTCACTTGCGGATGGAATAAAAAGCTCAGGAGATGGGAAGTCTGAAAAGACGGCCTATCTGGTAAATTCTGTAGGAGATGAATATATCTTGCTGAATATTCTGAATATAGGAAAGGATTATACAAGAGGATCAAAACCATCTAAAGACGGAATGTTTGATGTGTGGGAAAAGGAGGGGCAGAAAATCTATATTAAGGTCCTTTATTTAGATATTTAG
- a CDS encoding cation:proton antiporter has translation MELYYSFSALIVLASIFAYLNYRFLKLPSTIGIMVIAIVVSIFLVMFGETVLPRTFGHLNNLMESIDFTEILMGAMLNFLLFAGGIHININDLKEQFRPVLIFSTVGVVISTFVVGFGMFYLLPYLGVNLPFIYCLVFGALISPTDPVAVLSVLKQAKVSKSLETKVAGESLFNDGMAVVVFTVVLQLAVGKEVDLGVESIGLLLLKEAGGGILLGVLLGWVTSRLMREVDDYIISVLVTLSVVMGGYLIARQMHISGPLTMVAAGLFMGNFNRSFKMKSVTQDYLIKFWELIDEILNAVLFLFIGFELLMIKDLKHFMIPGVLAIAVVLFARFISIWGPTKFTSLRRSFSPQTVKVLVWGGIRGGVSIALAMSIPKSEYSEIILSITYCVVVFSIIVQGLTIAKVANPNKIAKEEEEQENIALEEKA, from the coding sequence GTGGAATTATATTATTCATTTTCAGCATTAATCGTACTAGCATCCATATTTGCCTATCTTAATTACAGATTCTTAAAACTTCCCAGTACCATCGGAATTATGGTGATTGCCATTGTGGTTTCCATTTTCCTGGTTATGTTTGGAGAAACGGTACTTCCAAGAACATTCGGACATCTTAATAATCTGATGGAAAGTATTGATTTTACAGAGATTCTGATGGGGGCCATGTTGAACTTTCTTCTCTTTGCAGGAGGAATTCATATTAACATTAATGACCTTAAAGAACAGTTCAGACCCGTACTGATATTTTCCACCGTTGGAGTTGTCATTTCAACTTTTGTGGTAGGTTTCGGTATGTTTTATCTGTTGCCTTATTTAGGAGTGAATCTGCCTTTTATCTACTGTCTGGTTTTTGGAGCTTTGATTTCGCCTACTGATCCGGTGGCGGTATTAAGTGTGCTGAAGCAGGCTAAGGTTTCCAAATCTCTGGAAACAAAAGTAGCAGGAGAATCGCTTTTCAATGATGGTATGGCAGTTGTGGTCTTTACAGTAGTTCTTCAGCTGGCGGTAGGAAAAGAAGTGGATCTGGGTGTTGAAAGTATTGGACTGCTTTTACTTAAAGAAGCTGGTGGAGGTATTCTACTAGGGGTTTTACTGGGTTGGGTTACCTCAAGGCTTATGCGCGAAGTGGATGATTATATTATATCTGTATTAGTGACTCTTTCTGTTGTAATGGGTGGTTATCTTATTGCAAGACAGATGCATATTTCTGGACCATTAACGATGGTAGCAGCGGGATTATTCATGGGGAATTTCAATAGAAGTTTCAAAATGAAGTCCGTGACCCAAGATTATCTGATTAAATTCTGGGAATTGATTGACGAAATTCTGAATGCCGTGTTATTCTTGTTTATAGGATTTGAACTTTTGATGATTAAAGATCTGAAACACTTTATGATTCCTGGAGTATTGGCTATTGCTGTAGTTCTTTTTGCAAGGTTTATTTCAATCTGGGGACCTACGAAGTTTACATCCCTAAGAAGAAGCTTTAGCCCGCAAACCGTGAAAGTATTAGTTTGGGGAGGAATTCGAGGAGGAGTTTCCATAGCACTGGCAATGTCTATTCCTAAGAGTGAGTACAGTGAAATTATTCTAAGTATCACTTATTGTGTAGTTGTATTCTCAATTATTGTTCAGGGGCTTACCATTGCTAAGGTGGCAAATCCCAATAAAATTGCCAAGGAAGAGGAGGAGCAGGAAAACATTGCTCTGGAAGAGAAAGCTTAA
- a CDS encoding DNA alkylation repair protein, with protein MSSIVKEIKEALAVLSIPEKAEFFPRFFKTGKGEYGEGDLFLGVKVPDQRAVAKEYYSRLNLEELSELLSSKYHEHRLTALFMLISKFEKTKENTIKDEVVKFYLNHLKYVNNWDLVDSSCYKILGRYAFENKKESILRDLSEAEEMWHKRIAVVGTMHYVKKGSYDLTKEFVTRNLKHSHDLMHKANGWLLREMGNKNEKELISYLNIYYKEIPRTCLRYAIEKLDEEVRQDYLKGRI; from the coding sequence ATGAGCAGCATTGTTAAAGAAATAAAGGAGGCATTAGCCGTTTTATCCATACCTGAAAAAGCAGAATTCTTTCCAAGGTTTTTCAAAACAGGAAAAGGAGAATATGGTGAAGGAGACTTGTTTCTGGGAGTGAAAGTTCCTGATCAGAGAGCCGTAGCCAAGGAATACTACTCAAGACTCAATTTAGAAGAATTGAGTGAATTGCTTTCTTCAAAATATCATGAACATAGGCTGACAGCTCTTTTCATGCTCATCTCGAAGTTTGAGAAAACAAAAGAGAATACTATAAAAGATGAAGTTGTAAAATTTTATCTTAATCACCTTAAATATGTTAACAATTGGGATTTAGTAGATTCCAGCTGCTATAAGATTTTAGGAAGATATGCCTTTGAAAATAAGAAAGAAAGCATTTTGAGGGACCTTTCAGAAGCAGAGGAGATGTGGCATAAGAGAATTGCTGTGGTAGGAACAATGCATTACGTGAAAAAGGGATCTTATGACCTTACCAAGGAATTTGTAACCAGAAACCTAAAGCATTCCCATGACCTGATGCATAAAGCAAATGGGTGGCTGCTTCGGGAAATGGGAAACAAAAATGAAAAAGAACTAATCAGTTATCTGAATATATATTATAAGGAAATACCGAGAACATGCCTGCGATATGCCATAGAAAAGCTGGATGAAGAAGTAAGGCAGGATTATTTAAAAGGGCGTATTTAA